A region of Sphingomonas crusticola DNA encodes the following proteins:
- a CDS encoding quinone-dependent dihydroorotate dehydrogenase: MAIYSAGMALYPLVRPLLFTLDAERAHGLALRMARALPARPARHDARLAVEVAGLSFPSPIGLAAGLDKDAEAPDAFLALGFGFVEVGTVTPLPQGGNPRPRLFRLVEDRAVINRMGFNNQGQPAALARLRARARRPGIVGVNIGANKDAADRIADYVQGVRTMAPVADYLTVNISSPNTPGLRALQDEGALDALLAAVMAARTDGTPIFLKIAPDLEPADVDAIARVAMAQRVDALIVSNTTISRPPLRSAHAGEAGGLSGAPLRDLALARLRDFRTATGGGLPLIAAGGIASGADAFARIKAGASLVQLYSALVYHGPGLARRIERELAALLAREGFADAKAAIGADYR; the protein is encoded by the coding sequence ATGGCGATCTATAGCGCGGGCATGGCGCTTTATCCGCTCGTCCGTCCGTTGCTGTTCACGCTCGATGCGGAGCGTGCGCACGGGTTGGCGTTGCGGATGGCGCGGGCCTTGCCGGCGCGGCCCGCGCGGCACGATGCGCGGCTGGCGGTGGAGGTGGCGGGGCTGAGCTTCCCCAGCCCGATCGGCCTGGCGGCGGGTCTCGACAAGGATGCCGAGGCGCCGGACGCATTCCTGGCGCTGGGCTTCGGCTTCGTCGAAGTGGGCACGGTGACGCCGCTGCCGCAGGGGGGCAATCCCAGGCCGCGCCTGTTCCGGCTGGTCGAGGATCGGGCGGTGATCAACCGCATGGGCTTCAACAATCAGGGCCAGCCGGCGGCGCTCGCGCGGCTGCGCGCCCGCGCCCGCCGGCCGGGTATCGTCGGGGTCAATATCGGCGCCAACAAGGATGCCGCAGACCGCATCGCCGATTATGTGCAAGGCGTGCGGACGATGGCGCCGGTCGCGGATTATCTGACGGTCAACATCTCCTCACCCAACACGCCGGGCTTGCGCGCGCTGCAGGACGAAGGCGCGCTCGACGCCCTGCTGGCGGCGGTGATGGCGGCGCGGACGGACGGGACGCCGATCTTCCTCAAGATCGCGCCGGATCTGGAGCCGGCGGATGTGGATGCGATCGCACGGGTGGCGATGGCGCAGCGGGTGGATGCGCTGATCGTCAGCAATACCACCATCTCCCGGCCGCCGCTGCGGAGCGCGCATGCCGGCGAAGCGGGCGGCCTGAGCGGCGCGCCGCTGCGGGATCTCGCACTGGCGCGGTTGCGGGATTTCCGGACTGCCACCGGCGGCGGCCTGCCGCTGATCGCCGCCGGCGGCATCGCCAGCGGGGCGGACGCCTTCGCGCGGATCAAGGCCGGGGCGAGCCTGGTGCAATTGTACAGCGCGCTGGTTTATCATGGGCCGGGGCTGGCGCGGCGGATCGAGCGCGAGCTGGCGGCGCTGCTGGCGCGCGAGGGCTTTGCCGACGCCAAGGCGGCGATCGGCGCGGATTATCGGTGA
- a CDS encoding DUF1993 domain-containing protein, with protein MLSLYDISVPVFIRAFRNMDAFLAKGADWFAEQGRPESELTTARLIADMAPLTGQIQRASDSAKGVAVRVGGVENVAMADEEVTIADLRARIARTIAFLEATPRDGFDGKEDATVEIKTPNRTMTFSGRDYVLGFAVPNFFFHVTTAYALLRREGVPIGKMDYLGAA; from the coding sequence ATGCTTTCGCTCTACGATATCAGCGTTCCGGTCTTCATCCGCGCGTTCCGCAATATGGACGCCTTCCTGGCCAAGGGCGCGGACTGGTTCGCGGAACAGGGCCGGCCGGAGAGCGAGCTCACCACCGCGCGGCTGATCGCCGACATGGCCCCGCTGACCGGGCAGATCCAGCGCGCGAGCGACAGCGCCAAGGGGGTCGCGGTGCGCGTCGGCGGGGTGGAGAATGTCGCCATGGCCGATGAGGAGGTGACGATCGCCGATCTGCGCGCGCGCATCGCCAGGACGATCGCATTCCTGGAGGCGACACCGCGCGACGGTTTCGACGGCAAGGAGGATGCGACGGTCGAGATCAAGACGCCCAACCGCACGATGACCTTCAGCGGGCGCGATTATGTGCTCGGTTTCGCGGTGCCGAATTTCTTCTTCCACGTCACCACGGCCTACGCGCTGCTGCGCAGGGAAGGCGTGCCGATCGGCAAGATGGATTATCTCGGCGCCGCCTAG
- the uvrA gene encoding excinuclease ABC subunit UvrA has product MALTHISVRGAREHNLKGVNVDIPRETLTVITGLSGSGKSSLAFDTIYAEGQRRYVESLSAYARQFLELMQKPDVEHIEGLSPAISIEQKTTSRNPRSTVATVTEIYDYMRLLWARVGIPYSPETGLPISAQTVSQMVDRVMQLPEGTRFYLLAPAVRGRKGEYKKELAEWQKAGFTRVRIDGAMMEIEEAPALDKKYKHDIEVVVDRLAIREGIETRLAQSFETALKLADGLVYIDLAEGTVEEALSGNKSVRPEPGKPALSDAEGGVERGLPSSSGEGKDNASASSARTGMKNTGIPANRIVFSEKFACPVSGFTIAEIEPRLFSFNAPQGACPACDGLGEKLYFDPQLVVPNEHLSLKKGAIVPWAKSQPPSPYYMQVLASLAKAYDFSLDTPFNELSEEQRAAILTGTQGKAIPLTFIDGRKSYTVTKAFEGVVGNLERRMLSTESAWMREELSKYQSAAPCEVCHGARLKPEALAVKIAGEDISMSTRRAVGPALAFFRAMPEHLNPQQSQIATPILKEIVERLGFLDNVGLDYLNLDRTSGTLSGGESQRIRLASQIGSGLSGVLYVLDEPSIGLHQRDNDRLIVTLKRLRDLGNTVIVVEHDEDAIRTADYVIDMGPGAGVHGGEVIAQGSLEEVLANTDSLTADYLTGRRMVPLPDKRRKGNGKKLTVKGARANNLKNVSASIPLGTFTCITGVSGSGKSTFTIDTLYASAARQLNGARMLAGHHEKIEGLQYLDKVIDIDQSPIGRTPRSNPATYTGSFTQIRDWFAGLPESQARGYKPGRFSFNVKGGRCEACQGDGVLKIEMHFLPDVYVTCDVCHGQRYNRETLEVKFRDKSIADVLDMTVEDAVEFFKAVPSIRDKMAMLAEVGLGYVKVGQQATTLSGGEAQRVKLAKELSRRATGNTLYILDEPTTGLHFDDVRKLLEVLHALVEQGNTVVVIEHNLEVIKTADWIIDLGPEGGDKGGEIVATGTPEQVVKEARSYTGHYLKPLLDQKREAVAAE; this is encoded by the coding sequence ATGGCCTTGACCCACATCTCCGTGCGTGGTGCCCGCGAGCACAATCTCAAGGGCGTGAATGTCGACATTCCGCGCGAGACGCTCACCGTCATCACCGGCCTGTCCGGTTCGGGCAAGTCCAGCCTCGCCTTCGACACCATCTATGCCGAGGGCCAGCGCCGCTACGTCGAGAGCCTGTCGGCTTATGCCCGCCAGTTCCTCGAGCTGATGCAGAAGCCCGACGTCGAGCATATCGAGGGCCTCTCGCCCGCCATCTCGATCGAGCAGAAGACGACCAGCCGTAACCCGCGCTCGACCGTCGCCACCGTCACCGAAATCTACGATTATATGCGCCTGCTGTGGGCGCGCGTCGGCATTCCCTATTCGCCCGAGACCGGCCTGCCGATCAGCGCGCAGACCGTCAGCCAGATGGTCGACCGCGTCATGCAGCTGCCCGAGGGCACGCGTTTCTACCTGCTCGCCCCCGCCGTACGCGGCCGCAAAGGCGAGTATAAGAAGGAGCTCGCCGAATGGCAGAAGGCCGGCTTCACCCGCGTCCGCATCGACGGGGCGATGATGGAGATCGAGGAAGCGCCCGCGCTCGACAAGAAATACAAGCATGACATTGAGGTCGTGGTCGACCGCCTCGCCATCCGCGAAGGCATCGAGACGCGCCTCGCGCAAAGCTTCGAGACCGCGCTCAAGCTGGCCGACGGCCTGGTCTATATCGATCTCGCCGAGGGCACGGTCGAGGAAGCGCTGAGCGGTAACAAATCCGTTCGCCCTGAGCCTGGTAAGCCTGCCCTGAGCGACGCCGAAGGCGGCGTCGAACGGGGGCTGCCTTCTTCTTCCGGCGAAGGGAAGGACAATGCTTCGGCAAGCTCAGCACGAACGGGGATGAAAAACACCGGCATCCCCGCCAACCGTATCGTCTTCTCCGAAAAATTCGCCTGCCCCGTCTCCGGCTTCACCATCGCCGAGATCGAGCCGCGGCTCTTCTCGTTCAACGCCCCCCAGGGCGCCTGCCCGGCGTGCGACGGCCTCGGCGAAAAGCTCTATTTCGACCCGCAGCTGGTCGTGCCCAACGAGCATCTCTCGCTCAAGAAGGGCGCGATCGTGCCGTGGGCCAAGTCGCAGCCGCCCAGCCCTTATTACATGCAGGTGCTCGCCAGCCTGGCGAAGGCTTACGACTTCAGCCTCGACACGCCGTTCAACGAACTGAGCGAGGAGCAGCGCGCCGCCATCCTCACCGGCACGCAGGGCAAGGCGATCCCGCTCACCTTCATCGACGGGCGCAAGAGCTACACCGTCACCAAGGCGTTCGAGGGCGTGGTCGGCAATCTCGAACGGCGCATGCTCTCGACGGAGAGTGCGTGGATGCGCGAGGAGCTCTCCAAATACCAATCCGCCGCCCCGTGCGAGGTCTGCCACGGCGCCCGCCTCAAGCCCGAGGCACTCGCGGTCAAGATCGCCGGCGAGGATATCTCCATGTCGACCCGCCGCGCGGTCGGCCCCGCGCTCGCCTTCTTCCGCGCGATGCCGGAGCATCTCAACCCGCAGCAGAGCCAGATCGCGACCCCGATCCTGAAAGAGATCGTCGAGCGGCTGGGCTTCCTCGACAATGTCGGGCTCGATTATCTCAACCTCGATCGCACCAGCGGCACCTTGTCCGGCGGCGAGAGCCAGCGCATCCGCCTCGCCAGCCAGATCGGCTCCGGCCTGTCGGGCGTGCTCTACGTGCTCGACGAGCCCTCGATCGGCCTGCACCAGCGCGACAATGACCGGCTGATCGTCACGCTCAAGCGGCTGCGCGATCTCGGCAATACCGTCATCGTCGTCGAGCATGACGAGGATGCGATCCGCACCGCCGATTATGTGATCGACATGGGCCCGGGCGCGGGCGTGCATGGCGGCGAGGTCATCGCGCAGGGCTCGCTCGAAGAGGTGCTCGCCAACACCGACAGCCTCACCGCCGATTATCTCACCGGGCGCCGCATGGTCCCGCTGCCGGACAAGCGCCGCAAGGGCAATGGCAAGAAGCTGACGGTCAAGGGCGCGCGCGCCAACAACCTCAAGAATGTCAGCGCGTCGATCCCGCTCGGCACCTTCACCTGCATCACCGGCGTGTCCGGATCGGGCAAGTCGACCTTCACGATCGACACGCTCTACGCCAGCGCCGCGCGCCAGCTCAACGGCGCGCGCATGCTCGCCGGCCATCATGAGAAGATCGAGGGGCTGCAATATCTCGACAAGGTGATCGACATCGATCAGTCGCCGATCGGCCGCACCCCGCGCTCCAACCCGGCCACTTATACCGGCAGCTTCACCCAGATCCGCGACTGGTTCGCCGGCCTGCCGGAAAGCCAGGCGCGCGGTTACAAGCCCGGCCGCTTCAGCTTCAACGTCAAGGGCGGCCGCTGCGAGGCGTGCCAGGGCGACGGCGTGCTCAAGATCGAGATGCACTTCCTGCCCGACGTCTACGTCACCTGCGACGTGTGCCACGGCCAGCGCTACAATCGCGAGACTTTGGAGGTGAAGTTCCGCGACAAGAGCATCGCCGACGTGCTCGACATGACGGTCGAGGATGCGGTCGAATTCTTCAAGGCGGTGCCCAGCATCCGCGACAAGATGGCGATGCTCGCCGAGGTCGGCCTCGGCTACGTCAAGGTCGGCCAGCAGGCGACGACGCTCTCAGGCGGCGAGGCGCAACGCGTCAAACTCGCCAAGGAACTCAGCCGCCGCGCCACCGGCAACACGCTCTACATCCTCGACGAGCCGACCACCGGCCTCCATTTCGACGACGTCCGCAAATTGCTGGAGGTGCTCCACGCGCTGGTGGAGCAGGGCAATACCGTCGTCGTGATTGAGCATAATCTGGAGGTGATCAAGACCGCCGACTGGATCATCGACCTCGGGCCGGAGGGTGGTGACAAAGGCGGCGAGATCGTGGCGACCGGCACGCCGGAGCAGGTGGTTAAGGAGGCGCGGTCTTATACGGGGCACTACCTCAAGCCGCTTTTGGATCAGAAGCGCGAGGCTGTGGCGGCGGAGTGA
- a CDS encoding zinc-dependent alcohol dehydrogenase: MRALVWHGKGDVRVDNVAEPEIQHPRDAIIKVTACAICGSDLHLLDGYQPTMESGDILGHENMGEVVALGSEVTNLKIGDRVVVPFTISCGDCWFCRKGLFSACERTNPNAEMAIKAMGHSPAGLFGFSHMLGGYCGGQAEYLRVPMADIGPIKVPDSVSDEQALFLSDIFPTGYMAAENAQIEPGDTVAVWGCGPVGQFAIRSALMLGAGRIIAIDKVPERLAMAEAGGAETIDFSQVDVYDELQFRTKGRGPDSCIDAVGCEAAGHGAVDAVVDKVKAATFLATDRVHVLRQAIMSCRMGGTVSVPGVYVGMGDKIPIGAMMNKGLTIKSGQTHVQRYTKPLLARIEAGDIDPSFVVTHPASLEDAPEMYKKFRDKEDGVIKVVMRPHG, encoded by the coding sequence ATGCGTGCACTCGTCTGGCATGGAAAAGGCGACGTGCGCGTCGACAATGTCGCGGAGCCCGAGATCCAGCATCCGCGCGATGCCATCATCAAGGTCACCGCCTGCGCGATCTGCGGATCCGATCTGCATCTGCTGGACGGATATCAGCCGACGATGGAATCGGGCGACATCCTTGGCCACGAGAATATGGGCGAGGTCGTCGCGCTCGGTTCCGAGGTGACCAATCTCAAGATCGGCGATCGCGTGGTCGTGCCGTTCACGATCAGCTGCGGCGATTGCTGGTTCTGCCGCAAGGGCCTCTTTTCGGCCTGCGAGCGGACCAACCCCAATGCCGAGATGGCGATCAAGGCGATGGGCCATTCGCCCGCCGGCCTGTTCGGCTTCAGCCATATGCTGGGCGGCTATTGCGGCGGTCAGGCGGAATATCTGCGCGTGCCGATGGCCGATATCGGCCCGATCAAGGTGCCGGACAGCGTCTCCGACGAGCAGGCATTGTTCCTGTCCGACATCTTCCCGACCGGCTATATGGCGGCCGAGAATGCGCAGATCGAGCCCGGCGACACGGTCGCGGTGTGGGGTTGCGGGCCGGTCGGCCAGTTCGCCATCCGCTCCGCGCTGATGCTGGGCGCGGGCCGCATCATCGCGATCGACAAAGTCCCGGAACGGCTCGCCATGGCCGAGGCCGGCGGCGCGGAGACGATCGATTTCTCGCAGGTCGATGTCTATGACGAGCTGCAGTTCCGCACCAAGGGGCGCGGCCCGGACAGCTGTATCGACGCGGTCGGGTGCGAGGCGGCCGGCCATGGCGCGGTCGATGCGGTCGTCGACAAGGTGAAGGCGGCGACCTTCCTGGCGACCGATCGCGTGCATGTGCTGCGCCAGGCGATCATGAGCTGCCGCATGGGCGGCACGGTCTCCGTCCCGGGCGTCTATGTCGGCATGGGCGACAAGATCCCGATCGGCGCGATGATGAACAAGGGCCTGACGATCAAGAGCGGGCAGACGCATGTGCAGCGTTACACCAAGCCGCTGCTGGCGCGGATCGAGGCGGGCGACATCGACCCGAGCTTCGTCGTCACGCACCCGGCCAGCCTGGAAGACGCCCCGGAGATGTACAAGAAGTTCCGCGACAAGGAAGACGGCGTCATCAAGGTCGTGATGCGCCCGCACGGGTGA
- a CDS encoding NADP-dependent oxidoreductase, with the protein MPEPELGPDIVLIKSVATSVNPIDWKVRSGARQKDFPLNLPAILGKDVSGVVTAVGSDVRDFKPGDTVIAMADATYAGIVAVKAALVTHLPDGLDPIEAAAIPLISLTGDQLVRRATQAQPGQTILVSGALGSVGRAAVHSAKTLGARVIAGVRARQLAEAESLGADATVALDDDDAIARLEPVDGVADTVGGETAAKLLGKVKPGGRFGYASVLPEEAAKTRRSR; encoded by the coding sequence GTGCCCGAACCCGAGCTGGGCCCCGATATCGTGCTGATCAAATCGGTCGCGACGAGCGTGAACCCGATCGACTGGAAGGTTCGCTCCGGGGCCCGGCAGAAGGATTTCCCGCTGAACCTGCCCGCCATTCTCGGCAAGGATGTGAGCGGCGTGGTGACGGCGGTCGGCAGTGACGTGCGGGACTTCAAGCCCGGCGACACCGTCATCGCCATGGCGGATGCGACCTATGCCGGGATCGTGGCGGTCAAGGCGGCGTTGGTGACGCACCTGCCCGACGGCCTTGATCCGATCGAGGCGGCCGCCATCCCGCTCATATCGTTGACGGGCGATCAGCTCGTCCGGCGCGCCACCCAGGCGCAGCCGGGGCAGACGATCCTCGTCAGCGGTGCCCTCGGCAGCGTCGGCCGCGCGGCCGTCCACAGCGCGAAGACGCTCGGCGCCAGGGTCATCGCCGGCGTCCGCGCACGCCAGCTGGCCGAGGCGGAAAGTCTGGGCGCCGATGCCACCGTCGCCCTCGACGACGACGATGCCATCGCGCGGCTGGAGCCCGTCGATGGCGTCGCCGACACGGTCGGTGGCGAGACCGCGGCGAAGCTTCTCGGCAAGGTGAAGCCCGGCGGCCGCTTCGGCTATGCGTCGGTGCTCCCGGAAGAGGCCGCGAAAACGCGTCGGTCGAGGTGA
- a CDS encoding zinc-binding dehydrogenase, which yields MTRVFAQPDPARLRTFAEDMRDGNFVVPISRRMPLHDVAAAHESLEKGGGGKIVLLT from the coding sequence GTGACCCGCGTGTTCGCGCAGCCCGATCCCGCCCGCCTCCGCACATTTGCCGAGGATATGCGCGACGGCAATTTCGTCGTGCCGATCAGCCGCCGCATGCCGCTGCACGACGTCGCCGCCGCGCACGAATCACTGGAAAAAGGCGGGGGCGGAAAGATCGTGCTGCTCACCTGA
- a CDS encoding SDR family NAD(P)-dependent oxidoreductase, producing the protein MARIFITGSTDGLGLAAAQSLIADGHDIVLHARTTERRAALGEFAERAAGVAIGDLSRAEDVRRIAGQVDAIGRMDAVIHNAGVYNAPARGSTPEGHAVTLAVNLLAPYMLTALMQRPDRLVAMSSGLHRGGGDGALDDIDWTARRWDAGRAYGESKLYIVALAFALARRWPEVLSNAVDPGWVRTKMGGASAPVDIATGAATQAWLAGSDDPAAKVSGRYWHHMRQEEPAASAMDEGVQDRLLARLAELTGVELA; encoded by the coding sequence ATGGCACGGATCTTCATCACCGGCAGTACGGACGGCCTCGGGCTTGCGGCGGCGCAGTCGCTGATCGCGGACGGCCACGATATCGTGCTCCACGCGCGCACGACCGAGCGGCGGGCGGCGCTTGGCGAATTCGCGGAGCGGGCCGCCGGCGTGGCGATCGGCGATCTCAGCCGGGCCGAGGACGTTCGCCGCATCGCCGGACAGGTCGACGCGATCGGGCGGATGGACGCGGTCATCCACAATGCCGGCGTCTACAATGCGCCCGCGCGCGGTTCGACGCCGGAGGGCCATGCCGTCACGCTCGCGGTCAATTTGCTCGCGCCCTACATGCTGACCGCGCTGATGCAGCGGCCGGACCGGCTAGTCGCTATGAGCAGCGGGCTGCATCGCGGCGGCGGCGACGGCGCGCTCGACGATATCGACTGGACGGCGCGGCGCTGGGATGCGGGCCGCGCTTATGGCGAGAGCAAGCTGTACATCGTCGCGCTCGCCTTCGCGCTGGCGCGGCGCTGGCCGGAGGTGCTGAGCAATGCGGTCGATCCCGGCTGGGTGCGCACCAAGATGGGCGGGGCCTCCGCGCCGGTCGACATCGCCACCGGCGCCGCCACGCAGGCGTGGCTGGCGGGAAGCGACGATCCCGCCGCAAAGGTCAGCGGCCGCTACTGGCACCATATGCGGCAGGAGGAGCCGGCGGCGTCAGCGATGGACGAAGGCGTGCAGGATCGGCTGCTGGCGCGGTTGGCGGAGCTGACCGGCGTCGAGCTCGCCTGA
- a CDS encoding DUF4328 domain-containing protein, which produces MKDYKDLSGITRSAGIAVWAFMAVNLLFGMGNFYELNLAAAPPAPDHVGPVEYLALLYLLILAATIILVGRWIYRASSNAHTLASDLTIAPGWAVGWFFVPFANLVRPFQAMKETWLASHYRTGHGRDAPTLLSVWWGLWLLNNVLGQASFRIKDAALAASFDLASGIFGVPLCVALVMIFRRVTAAQRQAAGEAAFA; this is translated from the coding sequence ATGAAGGACTATAAGGATCTGTCCGGCATCACGCGGTCGGCAGGCATCGCCGTGTGGGCTTTCATGGCGGTGAACCTGCTGTTCGGCATGGGCAATTTCTACGAGCTGAATCTCGCGGCAGCACCCCCCGCGCCGGATCATGTCGGCCCGGTCGAATATCTCGCCTTGCTCTATCTACTGATCTTGGCGGCAACGATCATCCTCGTCGGGCGATGGATCTACCGCGCGAGCAGCAACGCGCACACGCTGGCGAGCGACCTGACGATCGCGCCCGGCTGGGCCGTGGGCTGGTTCTTCGTGCCATTCGCCAATCTGGTGAGGCCGTTCCAGGCGATGAAGGAAACCTGGCTAGCGAGCCATTATCGCACGGGGCACGGCCGCGACGCACCGACGTTGCTGTCGGTCTGGTGGGGTCTTTGGCTGCTCAACAATGTCCTTGGGCAGGCAAGCTTCAGGATTAAGGACGCCGCGCTTGCCGCCTCCTTCGATCTCGCCAGCGGCATCTTCGGCGTCCCGCTATGCGTGGCGCTGGTCATGATCTTCCGCCGGGTGACTGCCGCGCAACGGCAAGCCGCCGGCGAAGCAGCCTTCGCCTGA
- a CDS encoding GFA family protein produces the protein MRIAQCRCGALTARCVGEPVRISVCHCLPCKRRSGSAFSAQARFAEGDVTIEGAARAYRQAGDSGRVATFHFCPECGATIAYRNEGMEGLVAIPIGAFADPDFPAPNFSVYENRKHRWVEIVGDNIEHD, from the coding sequence ATGCGTATCGCACAATGCCGTTGCGGCGCGCTGACGGCGCGCTGCGTCGGCGAGCCGGTTCGGATTTCGGTGTGCCACTGCCTGCCGTGCAAGCGCCGCTCCGGCAGCGCCTTCTCCGCGCAGGCGCGCTTCGCCGAGGGCGACGTCACGATCGAGGGCGCCGCCCGCGCCTATCGCCAGGCCGGCGACAGCGGCAGGGTCGCGACCTTCCACTTCTGCCCGGAATGCGGGGCGACCATCGCCTATCGCAACGAAGGGATGGAGGGGCTGGTGGCGATCCCGATCGGCGCGTTTGCCGATCCGGATTTCCCCGCGCCGAACTTCTCGGTTTACGAGAATCGCAAGCATCGCTGGGTCGAGATCGTCGGCGATAATATCGAGCATGATTGA
- a CDS encoding histone deacetylase: MLHVVHHPDYVAPAAPGSSFPHDKYGLVMLALEEARLPYRVHAPEIMPRAWLEAVHDPAYVEEVLSCAVPPAKERRIGFPVTPRVSRRSQLSPGGTWLAAHLALEHGFAANSAGGSHHALADTGAGYCVFNDLMVAANRLIAEGAVGRILILDLDVHQGDGTAALAAGRDDIFTLSIHAEKNFPARKAQSTRDIGLADGTGDADYLAALAEALPSALHDFRPDLILFQAGVDAHAEDRLGRLALSDAGMEARDRFVAAAARDRALPLASALGGGYGADRMAVARRHACTMLTLAAEYGAAG; encoded by the coding sequence GTGCTGCACGTCGTCCACCATCCCGATTATGTCGCGCCGGCCGCGCCCGGCAGCAGCTTTCCCCACGACAAATATGGGCTGGTGATGCTGGCGCTGGAGGAAGCGCGCCTGCCCTACCGCGTCCATGCGCCCGAAATCATGCCGCGCGCCTGGCTGGAGGCGGTGCACGACCCCGCCTATGTCGAGGAGGTGCTCTCCTGCGCGGTTCCGCCCGCCAAGGAGCGGCGGATCGGCTTCCCGGTGACGCCCCGCGTCTCGCGCCGCTCGCAGCTGTCGCCGGGCGGCACCTGGCTCGCGGCGCACCTTGCGCTGGAGCATGGCTTCGCCGCCAACAGCGCCGGCGGCAGCCACCATGCGCTCGCCGATACCGGCGCCGGCTATTGCGTGTTCAACGACCTGATGGTCGCCGCCAACCGCCTGATCGCCGAAGGTGCGGTCGGCCGTATCCTGATTCTCGACCTCGACGTCCACCAGGGCGACGGCACCGCCGCGCTCGCCGCCGGCCGCGACGACATCTTCACCCTCTCGATCCATGCCGAGAAGAATTTCCCCGCCCGCAAGGCGCAGTCCACGCGCGACATCGGGCTTGCCGACGGCACCGGCGATGCCGATTATCTCGCCGCGCTGGCCGAGGCGCTGCCGTCCGCGCTCCACGATTTCCGCCCCGATCTGATCCTGTTCCAGGCCGGCGTCGATGCCCATGCCGAGGACCGGCTCGGCCGGCTGGCCTTGTCCGACGCGGGCATGGAGGCGCGCGACCGCTTCGTCGCCGCCGCCGCGCGTGATCGCGCCCTCCCGCTCGCAAGCGCGCTCGGCGGCGGATATGGTGCCGACCGCATGGCGGTGGCGCGGCGCCACGCTTGCACCATGCTCACACTAGCCGCCGAATATGGCGCGGCGGGCTAG
- a CDS encoding DUF3606 domain-containing protein, giving the protein MSDDTSARRPQDASRISLEEDYEVRYWTNKWNITRDELAAAVKAAGHSAAAVARHLGRSDYD; this is encoded by the coding sequence ATGTCCGACGATACCAGCGCGCGCCGCCCGCAGGATGCGAGCCGCATCTCGCTCGAGGAAGATTATGAGGTCCGTTACTGGACCAATAAGTGGAACATCACGCGTGACGAGCTGGCTGCGGCGGTGAAGGCCGCCGGCCACAGCGCCGCCGCGGTCGCGCGTCACCTCGGCCGTTCCGACTATGACTGA
- a CDS encoding general stress protein encodes MSRTLTRLFDDYADAQTAVTELERLGVPHSDLSIVANNVHGTHGRHDQDGDHDVTDVNDHGDVSRGLSTGAVLGGVGGLLAGLGLLAIPGLGPIVAAGWLASTAAGAAIGGAGGAATGSLVGALKNAGHSEDEANVYSEGVRRGGTLVSAKVDDDLVGETEAVLDGNRGVSATTRGADYRQSGWTAFDETAAPYGADEIDRDRATYRREHSL; translated from the coding sequence ATGTCCAGGACCCTCACGCGGCTGTTTGACGATTATGCCGACGCCCAGACGGCGGTGACCGAACTCGAGCGCCTCGGCGTTCCGCATAGCGACCTCAGCATTGTCGCCAACAATGTCCACGGCACGCATGGCCGCCACGATCAGGATGGCGATCATGACGTGACCGACGTCAATGACCATGGCGACGTCAGCCGCGGTCTTTCGACCGGCGCGGTGCTCGGCGGCGTCGGCGGCCTGCTCGCAGGCCTCGGCCTGCTGGCGATCCCCGGCCTCGGCCCGATCGTAGCGGCCGGCTGGCTGGCATCGACCGCAGCCGGTGCCGCGATCGGCGGCGCCGGTGGCGCTGCGACGGGCAGCCTCGTCGGCGCATTGAAGAATGCCGGCCATAGCGAGGACGAGGCGAACGTCTATTCGGAAGGCGTGCGTCGGGGCGGCACGCTCGTTAGCGCCAAGGTCGACGACGATCTGGTTGGCGAGACTGAAGCCGTGCTCGACGGCAACCGCGGCGTGAGCGCAACAACGCGCGGCGCCGATTATCGCCAGTCCGGCTGGACCGCATTCGACGAGACCGCCGCGCCGTATGGCGCGGACGAGATCGACCGCGATCGCGCGACCTATCGCCGCGAACACTCGCTGTAA
- a CDS encoding GCG_CRPN prefix-to-repeats domain-containing protein, translating to MKKYLLLALAAGATLVAAAPADARQGCGPGGHRDYYGHCRPNRGPVYAGPRTLVIGTYYPGRGYWDGRRYYQHRERWHRGWRYR from the coding sequence ATGAAGAAATATCTGTTGTTGGCCCTCGCTGCCGGAGCCACGCTCGTTGCCGCCGCACCCGCCGATGCGCGTCAGGGCTGCGGCCCGGGCGGTCATCGCGACTATTACGGTCATTGCCGTCCCAATCGCGGACCCGTTTATGCCGGACCACGCACGCTGGTGATCGGCACTTATTATCCGGGCCGCGGCTATTGGGATGGCCGCCGCTATTACCAGCATCGCGAGCGCTGGCATCGCGGCTGGCGTTACCGCTAG